The Nerophis ophidion isolate RoL-2023_Sa linkage group LG07, RoL_Noph_v1.0, whole genome shotgun sequence genome contains a region encoding:
- the LOC133556589 gene encoding MOB kinase activator 1A, with amino-acid sequence MSFLFGSRSSKTFKPKKNIPEGSHQYELLKHAEATLGSGNLRQAVMLPEGEDLNEWIAVNTVDFFNQINMLYGTITEFCTETSCSVMSAGPRYEYHWADGTNIKKPIKCSAPKYIDYLMTWVQDQLDDETLFPSKIGVPFPKNFMSVAKTILKRLFRVYAHIYHQHFDSVMQLQEEAHLNTSFKHFIFFVQEFNLIDRRELAPLQDLIEKLGSKDR; translated from the exons TGGCAGTCGCTCATCCAAGACCTTTAAGCCTAAGAAGAACATCCCTGAGGGGTCCCATCAGTATGAGCTGCTGAAACATGCTGAGGCGACACTGGGCAGCGGGAACCTGAGGCAGGCTGTCATGCTGCCAGAGGGAGAGGATCTCAATGAGTGGATCGCAGTCAACA CGGTGGATTTCTTCAACCAGATCAACATGCTATATGGCACCATCACAGAGTTCTGCACAGAGACCAGCTGCTCAGTGATGTCTGCTGGACCAAG ATATGAGTACCACTGGGCTGATGGTACTAACATTAAAAAGCCTATCAAGTGCTCTGCCCCCAAGTACATCGATTACTTGATGACCTGGGTCCAAGACCAGCTGGATGATGAGACACTTTTTCCATCAAAGATTG GAGTTCCTTTTCCCAAGAACTTCATGTCTGTGGCCAAAACCATCCTGAAGCGCCTTTTCAGGGTTTACGCCCACATCTACCATCAGCATTTTGACTCTGTGATGCAGCTACAGGAGGAGGCTCACCTCAACACCTCCTTCAAGCACTTCATTTTCTTTGTCCAA GAATTCAACTTGATTGACCGGCGAGAGCTCGCTCCCCTCCAGGACTTGATTGAGAAGCTTGGTTCCAAGGACAGATAG